One region of Danio rerio strain Tuebingen ecotype United States chromosome 5, GRCz12tu, whole genome shotgun sequence genomic DNA includes:
- the man1b1b gene encoding mannosidase, alpha, class 1B, member 1b (The RefSeq protein has 2 substitutions compared to this genomic sequence) has product MLPSTRKDFVSLTLSESGSYSNSKQWRRQSCWRKWKQLSRLQRSLILLTLMLLLVCGIATSPTLIGHWRGMNGDDVKNSFVVDLKNEYRSILPEPPSERKDFDRRGAFGLEKLLQGKVNVSGVLGDQNHGLDLKNADKGSEGQKPIISWRGAVIEEEQASDTDTKDTENQGDPASLALAESRLEAVREAFRHAWKGYKDFAWGHDELKPISKSYGEWFGLGLTLIDALDTMWILGLQEEFAEAREWVAKELSFDKNVDVNLFESTIRILGGLLSTYHLTGDNLFLDKAKEIGFRLMPAFSTPSKIPYSDVNIGKGTAHPPRWTSDSTVAEVTSIQLEFRELSRLTGDPKYKLAVMEVMKQVHKLDGKQDGLVPMFINTNNGLFTHQGIYTLGARADSYYEYLLKQWIQGGRIEQELLEDYLQAVEGVKKNLLKKSTPLGLTFVGELSHGHFSPKMDHLVCFLPGTLALGVHYGLPADHMELAKQLIETCYQMYAQMETGLSPEIAHFNMHDGSTQDVDVKIADRHNLLRPETVESLFYLYRLTRDKKYQQWGWEILQNFNKYTRVPTGGYTSINNVRDPSYTSPRDKMESFFLGETLKYFYLLFSEDPTLISLDKYVFNTEAHPLPVWPQAE; this is encoded by the exons ATGCTGCCATCAACAAGAAAGGATTTTGTATCTCTGACTCTCAGTGAAAGCGGCAGCTACAGTAACAGCAAGCAGTGGAGACGGCAGTCTTGCTGGAGG aaATGGAAACAGCTGTCCAGATTGCAGCGCAGCCTGATTCTGCTTACGTTGATGCTGTTGCTGGTTTGTGGAATCGCCACATCTCCCACCCTCATAGGACACTGGAGAG GAATGAATGGGGATGATGTAAAAAACTCATTTGTTGTTGACCTGAAAAATGAGTACAGGTCCATTCTTCCCGAGCCGCCCTCTGAG AGAAAAGATTTCGATAGACGTGGAGCTTTTGGTTTGGAGAAACTTTTGCAAGGCAAAGTGAATGTTTCGGGTGTGTTGGGAGACCAAAATCATGGACTGGACCTCAAAAATGCAGATAAAGGATCTGAGGGACAAAAGCCTATAATTAG TTGGCGTGGAGCTGTGATCGAAGAAGAACAAGCCTCTGATACTGACACCAAAGACACAGAAAACCAAGGAGACCCAGCTTCATTAGCACTTG CCGAGAGTAGACTGGAGGCTGTGAGAGAAGCTTTTAGACATGCCTGGAAAGGTTACAAGGACTTCGCTTGGGGTCACGATGAACTCAAACCAATCTCTAAATCATACGGAGAGTGGTTTGGACTTGGGCTGACCCTAATTGATGCTCTAGATACCATGTGGATCTTGGGTCTACAAGAAG AGTTTGCAGAGGCCAGGGAGTGGGTGGCCAAAGAGCTCTCTTTCGATAAGAATGTGGATGTTAATCTGTTCGAGAGCACCATTCGTATCCTGGGTGGCCTACTGAGTACCTACCATCTCACAGGAGACAACCTTTTCCTGGATAAAGCT AAAGAGATTGGCTTCAGACTGATGCCCGCCTTCAGCACTCCCTCCAAAATCCCCTATTCTGATGTGAATATTGGGAAGGGCACGGCTCATCCTCCGCGATGGACTTCAGACAGCACCGTAGCCGAGGTCACTAGCATTCAGCTGGAGTTCAGAGAGCTCAGCCGACTCACTGGAGACCCCAAATACAAG CTGGCTGTGATGGAGGTGATGAAGCAGGTGCACAAACTGGATGGAAAGCAAGATGGGCTTGTGCCGATGTTTATCAATACCAACAATGGACTGTTCACCCATCAGGGCATTTACACGCTAGGCGCCAGGGCTGACAGCTACTATGAGTATCTGCTTAAGCAGTGGATACAGGGAGGCAGAATCGAGCAGGA ATTGCTGGAGGACTATCTGCAGGCTGTGGAAGGAGTGAAGAAGAACCTGCTGAAGAAATCGACACCTCTTGGCCTTACATTTGTAGGAGAGTTGTCCCATGGACACTTCAGTCCCAAAATG GACCATTTGGTATGTTTCCTGCCTGGCACGTTGGCACTGGGGGTGCATTACGGCCTTCCCGCTGATCATATGGAGCTTGCGAAACAGCTGATAGAGACCTGCTACCAGATGTATGCACAGATGGAGACCGGTCTGAGTCCAGAAATAGCCCATTTCAACATGCACGATGGTAGCACACAGGATGTAGATGTGAAG ATTGCGGACCGCCACAATCTTCTGCGTCCAGAAACCGTGGAGAGCCTCTTCTACCTGTACAGATTGACCAGGGATAAGAGGTACCAGCAGTGGGGCTGGGAGATCCTGCAGAACTTTAACAAGTACACAAGG GTTCCAACCGGAGGTTACACGTCTATAAACAACGTCCGTGACCCTTCCTACACCAGTCCTCGAGACAAGATGGAGAGCTTCTTCCTGGGGGAAACGCTCAAATACTTCTACCTGCTGTTTTCAGAAGACCCCAACCTTATCAGCTTAGACAAGTACGTGTTCAACACTGAGGCTCATCCTCTGCCTGTATGGCCACAAGCAGAGTGA